In the genome of Polaribacter sp. MED152, one region contains:
- a CDS encoding alkylphosphonate utilization protein, which translates to MSLQQDLEKRSGNQCELCAAKENLSIYEVKPVSTGGFDGSILACDTCTKQIEGDEELNANHWRCLNDAMWSEFTPVKVVVWRMLHRLKEEGWPTELLGMMYMEDAELAYAKETGDHLAEGEKIIHRDANGAILQAGDSVVLIKDLKVKGSSMVAKQGTAVRRISLDHENAKYIEGKVGPTQIVIVTDYVKKMADKE; encoded by the coding sequence ATGAGTTTACAACAAGATTTAGAAAAGAGAAGTGGTAATCAGTGTGAATTATGTGCTGCAAAAGAAAATTTATCGATTTATGAAGTAAAACCAGTTTCTACAGGCGGTTTTGATGGTAGTATTTTAGCTTGTGATACTTGTACTAAACAAATTGAGGGCGATGAAGAATTAAATGCAAATCATTGGAGATGTTTAAATGATGCAATGTGGTCTGAGTTTACGCCTGTAAAAGTGGTTGTTTGGCGAATGTTACATCGCCTAAAAGAGGAAGGTTGGCCAACAGAATTATTGGGTATGATGTATATGGAAGATGCTGAACTGGCTTATGCAAAAGAAACAGGAGATCATTTAGCAGAGGGTGAAAAAATAATTCATAGAGATGCAAATGGCGCTATTTTACAGGCAGGGGATTCTGTAGTGCTTATTAAAGATTTAAAAGTAAAAGGATCTAGTATGGTTGCCAAACAAGGAACTGCAGTAAGAAGAATTTCTTTAGATCATGAAAATGCAAAGTATATAGAAGGCAAAGTAGGGCCTACCCAAATTGTAATTGTAACAGATTATGTAAAAAAAATGGCAGATAAAGAATAA
- a CDS encoding BlaI/MecI/CopY family transcriptional regulator: protein MSKQLTKAEEQIMQVLWDLQESSVKDIITQLPEPKPAYNTVSTIIRILETKEFVGHKTEGRGYLYYPLIDKDTYSNQSLHKLMNGYFQGSFKSMVSFFVKENKMDVKELESILKEVNKK from the coding sequence ATGTCAAAACAATTAACAAAAGCAGAAGAGCAAATCATGCAAGTGCTGTGGGATTTACAAGAATCCTCAGTAAAAGATATTATAACTCAATTGCCAGAACCAAAACCAGCATATAATACTGTTTCAACAATTATAAGAATTTTAGAAACGAAAGAATTTGTTGGTCATAAAACAGAGGGTAGAGGGTATTTGTATTATCCGCTTATAGATAAAGATACCTATAGTAATCAAAGTTTACACAAATTAATGAATGGTTATTTTCAAGGTTCATTTAAGAGTATGGTTTCTTTTTTCGTAAAAGAAAACAAAATGGATGTAAAGGAATTAGAGTCTATTTTAAAAGAAGTAAATAAAAAATAA
- a CDS encoding M56 family metallopeptidase, with protein MINYIIQVILFQILFLAIYDFFLSRETFFTKNRWYLLVTPIISFFIPLIKISTLEQSVPEEFIVNLPEIMLSPEKVITEAIPTESFTNSINYLSIFFWVGVVIFTLLFLIKLVKIASIIKKYDAGSLVLADAKLIIIPSSSKAFSFFNYIFLGAKIKEANRENIIQHELVHTQQKHTYDLVVFEILKIAMWFNPMIYFYQKRITLVHEYISDAVVAKSETKESYINNLLSGFFQVENIEFVNQYSKKSFIKKRIMMMKKNQSKTVNQLKYLLLIPVLVSMLFYSSCSNDNIEVIEESKSNSQKAKAISYFELNGKLTKSLSDKSSYLDRYFGNGIPEGIELTYDDLTNEEREEYDVTFERMKSIENEEYSMVKTIKIFEKTNGRKTLAIILKDFKDIKVRSKKREPLSDGSYSVLHVNTTPTFAGCEVRDLDCFFKKIEEHFSSNFDTVLANSLNLPSGKTKAYVSFNIDLNGEVADVKVRAPHKIIEKEVKRVLQQLPIMTIGKIDDKPVKVRYTLPFVFNVE; from the coding sequence ATGATAAATTATATAATACAAGTAATCTTATTTCAGATTTTATTTTTAGCGATTTATGATTTTTTCTTAAGTAGAGAAACCTTTTTCACTAAAAACAGGTGGTACTTATTGGTTACTCCCATAATTTCTTTCTTTATTCCGTTAATAAAAATCTCAACATTAGAACAGTCTGTTCCAGAAGAATTCATAGTAAATCTTCCAGAAATTATGCTGTCTCCAGAAAAGGTGATTACAGAAGCGATACCAACTGAAAGTTTCACGAATTCTATAAATTATTTAAGTATTTTCTTTTGGGTAGGTGTTGTAATTTTTACCCTTCTATTTTTAATTAAGTTAGTAAAGATTGCAAGTATTATTAAAAAATACGATGCAGGGTCTTTGGTTTTAGCAGATGCGAAACTAATAATTATACCTTCTAGTAGTAAGGCGTTTTCTTTTTTTAATTACATTTTTTTAGGTGCTAAAATTAAAGAAGCAAATAGAGAAAACATTATTCAGCATGAGTTGGTGCACACACAACAAAAACATACGTATGATTTGGTTGTCTTTGAGATTTTAAAAATTGCAATGTGGTTTAACCCAATGATTTATTTCTATCAAAAGAGAATCACTTTAGTACACGAATACATTTCTGATGCTGTTGTAGCAAAATCGGAAACCAAAGAAAGTTATATCAACAATTTATTGTCTGGTTTTTTTCAAGTGGAAAATATTGAGTTTGTGAATCAGTATTCTAAAAAGAGTTTCATAAAAAAAAGGATTATGATGATGAAAAAGAATCAATCAAAAACCGTAAATCAATTAAAATATTTGTTACTAATTCCAGTTTTGGTAAGTATGTTATTTTATAGTTCTTGTTCTAATGATAATATAGAAGTTATTGAGGAAAGTAAGTCAAATTCACAAAAAGCGAAAGCAATAAGTTATTTTGAGTTGAATGGAAAACTAACAAAAAGTTTAAGTGATAAGTCATCATATCTAGATAGATATTTTGGCAATGGCATTCCAGAAGGTATTGAGCTAACTTATGATGATCTAACAAATGAAGAAAGGGAAGAGTATGATGTCACTTTTGAAAGAATGAAAAGTATTGAGAATGAAGAGTATAGTATGGTTAAAACCATAAAAATATTTGAAAAAACAAATGGTAGAAAAACGTTAGCAATAATTTTAAAGGATTTTAAAGATATTAAAGTGAGAAGCAAAAAAAGAGAGCCTCTTTCTGATGGATCTTATTCAGTTTTACACGTAAATACAACACCTACATTTGCTGGTTGTGAAGTGAGAGATTTAGATTGTTTCTTTAAAAAAATAGAAGAGCATTTTAGTTCTAATTTTGATACAGTGTTAGCAAATAGCCTTAATCTTCCATCAGGAAAAACAAAAGCTTATGTTTCATTTAACATCGATTTAAATGGTGAAGTTGCAGATGTTAAAGTAAGAGCACCTCATAAAATAATTGAAAAAGAAGTAAAAAGAGTGCTTCAACAATTACCTATAATGACTATTGGAAAAATAGATGATAAACCAGTAAAGGTAAGATACACTTTACCTTTTGTTTTTAATGTAGAATAA
- a CDS encoding tetratricopeptide repeat protein, whose protein sequence is MKKKILIILLFAMVKVEAQTSTFAVSDSLFAKGRYKMALKVLDEGESSFLSNYKKAIIYESIDNFKKASFYLEKAIRFKDDEKANLKLAKNYRALGQSAKAIPIYEKLIAKDTLNLVLKYQLGKMYVINRKPKKAISTFSYLVKQDVNNANYTYYLGLAYALNGQRDPMINSFIATYKKDSTHLKAIKRLAKSFHKLQDKDSTQLFVDKGLALNKNDVELNKLKINRLYKDKNYLEAVPLLKKLDTIDRKETYSKVMLGRVFYNLDSLEQAKKVFTKLSFIDREDYTALTYLGDIYFKEKNYNKAMMNYMMATTRGKEARDAEYYGLARVFYELEKPKMAIKFFKKAYEENISNYRALYQLATMSDDYYKDKKIAYRLYNEYTEKFWRKDEGMNNFVRNRINEIKKDYFMRGETLK, encoded by the coding sequence ATGAAAAAGAAAATTCTAATTATATTGTTATTTGCAATGGTAAAAGTTGAAGCGCAGACTTCAACTTTTGCTGTTTCAGATAGTTTATTTGCCAAAGGCAGATACAAAATGGCTTTAAAAGTTTTAGATGAAGGTGAATCCTCATTCTTATCTAACTATAAAAAAGCCATCATTTATGAATCTATAGATAATTTTAAAAAGGCTAGTTTCTACTTAGAAAAGGCAATAAGATTTAAAGATGATGAAAAAGCCAACTTAAAACTTGCTAAAAATTATAGGGCTTTAGGGCAGTCTGCAAAGGCAATACCTATTTATGAAAAACTAATAGCTAAAGATACTTTGAATTTGGTTTTAAAATATCAATTGGGTAAAATGTATGTCATCAACAGAAAACCTAAAAAAGCTATTTCTACATTTTCTTATTTGGTAAAACAAGATGTAAATAATGCGAATTATACGTATTACCTGGGTTTAGCTTATGCTTTAAATGGCCAAAGAGATCCTATGATTAATAGTTTTATAGCTACTTATAAAAAAGATTCTACACATTTAAAAGCCATTAAAAGGTTAGCAAAGAGTTTTCATAAATTACAAGATAAAGATTCAACACAATTATTTGTAGATAAGGGTTTAGCTCTTAATAAAAATGATGTTGAATTAAATAAGCTAAAAATTAATAGACTTTATAAAGACAAGAATTATTTAGAGGCAGTTCCTCTTCTTAAAAAATTAGACACTATAGATAGAAAAGAAACGTATAGTAAAGTAATGTTAGGCAGGGTTTTTTATAATTTAGACAGTTTAGAACAAGCAAAAAAAGTGTTTACTAAATTATCATTTATAGATAGAGAAGATTACACAGCCCTAACTTATTTAGGTGATATTTACTTTAAAGAGAAAAACTACAATAAGGCTATGATGAATTATATGATGGCCACAACAAGAGGTAAAGAAGCAAGAGATGCTGAATATTATGGTTTAGCTCGTGTTTTTTATGAATTGGAAAAGCCTAAAATGGCTATAAAATTTTTTAAGAAGGCTTACGAGGAGAATATTTCTAATTACAGAGCCTTGTATCAATTAGCTACAATGTCTGATGATTATTATAAGGATAAAAAAATAGCTTATAGACTTTACAATGAGTATACAGAAAAGTTTTGGAGGAAAGATGAAGGCATGAATAATTTTGTTAGAAATAGAATTAATGAGATTAAGAAAGACTATTTTATGAGAGGAGAAACTTTAAAATAA
- the obgE gene encoding GTPase ObgE produces the protein MTEGNFVDYIKIYASSGKGGQGSAHLHREKYITKGGPDGGDGGRGGHIILRGDKNMWTLFHLKFKRHFRAEGGGAGSKSRSTGSDGEDIYVDVPLGTIIKDADTDEVIVEITEDKKEVILLRGGKGGLGNWNFKSSTNQTPRYAQPGMDGAEGWFRIELKLLADVGLVGFPNAGKSTLLSVLTAAKPKIADYAFTTLKPNLGIVEHRNHQTFVMADIPGIIEGAAEGKGLGHRFLRHIERNSALLFLIPADADDINKEYEILLNELKKHNPELLDKDRLLAISKSDMLDDELQAEIKAELPKGVDALFISSVAQQGLQELKDKLWKMLN, from the coding sequence ATGACTGAAGGCAACTTTGTAGATTACATAAAAATATACGCTTCTTCTGGTAAAGGTGGACAAGGTTCTGCACATTTACATAGAGAAAAATATATTACCAAAGGAGGACCTGATGGTGGAGATGGAGGACGTGGAGGACACATTATTTTACGTGGAGACAAAAACATGTGGACTTTATTTCACCTAAAATTTAAACGTCATTTTAGAGCTGAAGGTGGAGGTGCAGGAAGCAAAAGTAGAAGTACTGGTTCTGATGGTGAAGATATTTATGTTGATGTTCCTTTAGGTACAATCATAAAAGATGCTGATACAGATGAAGTAATTGTAGAAATAACTGAAGATAAAAAAGAAGTTATTTTACTTAGAGGTGGTAAAGGTGGCTTAGGTAACTGGAACTTTAAATCTTCTACAAATCAAACTCCAAGATATGCACAACCTGGTATGGATGGTGCAGAAGGATGGTTTAGAATTGAATTAAAATTATTGGCAGATGTTGGTTTGGTTGGTTTTCCAAATGCAGGGAAATCTACATTATTATCTGTTTTAACCGCTGCTAAACCTAAAATTGCAGATTATGCATTTACTACATTAAAACCTAATTTAGGTATTGTAGAGCATAGAAATCATCAAACTTTTGTAATGGCAGATATACCTGGGATTATAGAAGGAGCTGCAGAAGGTAAAGGTTTAGGTCATCGATTTTTAAGACATATTGAACGTAATTCTGCTTTGTTATTTCTAATTCCTGCAGATGCTGATGATATTAACAAAGAATACGAAATTTTACTAAACGAACTTAAAAAGCATAATCCAGAATTGCTAGATAAAGATCGGTTATTGGCCATTTCAAAATCTGATATGTTGGATGATGAATTGCAAGCTGAAATTAAAGCCGAATTACCTAAAGGTGTAGATGCTTTATTTATTTCTTCTGTGGCACAACAAGGGTTGCAAGAATTAAAAGATAAACTTTGGAAAATGCTAAACTAA
- a CDS encoding adenylate kinase, producing the protein MSILKLHDLYFKPFISRAEINAIVKHLAQQVKADLPKDEIPIFVGILNGCFLFAADFIREFDGDCEVSFVKLASYEGTSSTENVKELVGINEDLTNRTVIILEDIIDTGNTLQEIYNIFRNQNVKQLKIVSLFFKPDVFRKELPIDYIGKSIEDKFIVGYGLDYNGLGRNYPEIYQLSIAPKMKNIVLFGPPGAGKGTQANFLKEMYQLVHISTGDVFRFNIKNQTELGLLAKKYMDEGDLVPDEVTINMLKAEVEKNPDANGFIFDGFPRTQSQADALDTFLGDKGEQINAMIALEVPEDVLVTRLLERGKTSGRTDDTDEAKIRNRFNEYNTKTAILKDYFEAQNKYYGINGVGSIEDITKRISEVFDTL; encoded by the coding sequence ATGAGCATTTTAAAACTTCATGATTTATATTTTAAGCCTTTTATTTCCAGGGCAGAAATTAATGCAATTGTAAAACATTTAGCACAGCAAGTAAAAGCAGATTTACCTAAAGATGAAATACCAATCTTCGTGGGTATTTTAAATGGCTGCTTTCTATTTGCAGCAGACTTTATTAGAGAGTTTGATGGAGATTGTGAAGTATCTTTTGTAAAATTAGCCTCTTATGAAGGCACCTCATCTACTGAGAACGTTAAAGAATTAGTAGGTATTAATGAAGATTTAACCAATAGAACAGTAATTATTCTAGAAGATATTATAGATACAGGAAACACACTTCAAGAAATTTATAATATATTTAGAAATCAGAATGTAAAACAATTAAAAATTGTATCATTATTTTTTAAACCAGATGTGTTTAGAAAAGAGTTACCAATAGATTATATTGGTAAAAGCATCGAAGATAAATTTATTGTAGGTTATGGTTTAGACTACAATGGTTTAGGAAGAAATTATCCAGAAATATATCAATTATCAATAGCACCTAAAATGAAAAACATCGTATTATTTGGCCCTCCAGGAGCAGGAAAAGGAACACAAGCAAACTTTTTAAAAGAAATGTATCAATTGGTGCATATTTCTACTGGAGACGTTTTTCGATTTAACATCAAAAATCAAACTGAATTAGGCTTACTAGCAAAAAAATATATGGATGAAGGTGATTTAGTACCTGATGAAGTAACCATAAATATGCTAAAAGCAGAAGTTGAGAAAAATCCAGATGCGAATGGTTTTATCTTTGACGGTTTTCCAAGAACACAATCTCAAGCAGATGCCTTAGATACCTTTTTAGGTGATAAAGGCGAACAAATAAATGCTATGATAGCTTTAGAAGTACCAGAAGATGTTTTAGTTACTCGTTTATTAGAAAGAGGTAAAACTAGTGGTAGAACAGATGATACAGACGAAGCAAAAATTAGAAATCGTTTTAACGAATACAACACCAAAACTGCAATTCTAAAGGATTATTTTGAGGCTCAAAATAAATACTATGGAATTAATGGTGTAGGTTCTATAGAAGATATTACCAAAAGAATTTCTGAAGTATTTGATACTTTATAA